In the Corynebacterium kroppenstedtii genome, one interval contains:
- the crgA gene encoding cell division protein CrgA — MPKSKVTESSESRPASSSTSTRTPVKLNNASTPLWYRIIMFGFIIAGLLWLVVNYIAGPQIPFMQNLNAWNYAIGFGLFVVGLLMTMGWK, encoded by the coding sequence ATGCCGAAGTCAAAGGTAACTGAGTCCTCAGAGTCGAGGCCCGCGTCGTCATCGACGTCCACCCGTACCCCCGTCAAGCTCAACAATGCGTCCACCCCGCTGTGGTACCGCATCATCATGTTCGGCTTCATCATTGCTGGACTTCTATGGCTGGTGGTCAACTACATTGCTGGGCCGCAAATCCCGTTCATGCAGAACCTCAATGCATGGAACTACGCCATCGGTTTCGGGCTTTTCGTCGTCGGGCTCTTAATGACTATGGGGTGGAAATAA
- a CDS encoding LssY C-terminal domain-containing protein, whose translation MAMPSLSSMWSHASDLTSLRKFSSRTPREKRIDNTFFLLAGLAAIWLAGEYFKLSFVLDFRLLLIIPAWGVIAYLTLPRLHRILTRIYVPNYFIGRTRTSDGLLGDPVNIAFDGTAEQLHRSMTQAGWTLADPVTFRSSAKIVWSSITRASYPAAPVSPLILFDREQDLAYQQEVDGSPSRRHHIRLWRCPKDWPLPGGHRVDWVGSASYDTAVGVSFFTLQVTHRIAADIDRERDHVVSTVRSYVPESSVSMIEDFSTGYHHVNGGGDKIHTDGDLPIVDVSRVALRSGSSGDDSAGVAEQAPEELPDDSESGTTESDAPSETTAATTPSDITETASDVAENAETETTNEESNDAEPIMARGSDNVDSTINGTRYTGRASTHYDDDISDEERAARRPKNAQRTPRPPNLMLSMGMLFLVVAWQSVVLLYKADQHRFIPGTLQDMGFSHHTAYVATQWYVGLLTLGTLILVLLTLGGFTHARDALMLFLTIAIVISILDRNGMRMIAAGHNNLLLTTATIIALLALSSDDVRNWIRGHEPAAVWGPVRKIHLPIDDHSR comes from the coding sequence TATGCCATCTTTGTCGTCGATGTGGTCGCATGCCAGTGATTTGACGTCGTTGCGCAAATTTTCTTCCCGTACTCCACGGGAAAAACGGATCGATAACACATTTTTCCTGCTCGCAGGCTTAGCTGCCATCTGGTTAGCGGGAGAATACTTCAAACTTAGCTTTGTTTTAGATTTTCGTTTGCTGTTAATCATCCCCGCGTGGGGCGTGATTGCTTATCTCACCCTCCCCCGGCTTCATCGAATTCTGACTCGAATTTACGTCCCCAATTACTTCATCGGACGTACACGAACGTCGGATGGGCTTTTGGGTGATCCGGTCAATATCGCGTTTGACGGAACCGCCGAGCAGCTCCACCGCTCAATGACTCAAGCGGGCTGGACTTTGGCAGATCCGGTGACGTTTCGGTCGTCGGCAAAAATTGTATGGAGCTCCATTACTCGAGCGTCCTATCCTGCGGCTCCGGTTAGTCCGCTGATCCTCTTCGATCGCGAGCAAGACCTCGCCTACCAACAGGAAGTGGATGGTTCCCCCTCACGACGTCACCACATTCGGCTCTGGCGATGCCCTAAAGACTGGCCTCTTCCAGGGGGCCACCGCGTGGACTGGGTGGGCTCTGCCAGCTATGACACAGCCGTCGGCGTTAGTTTTTTCACCTTACAAGTCACCCATCGCATTGCCGCCGATATTGATAGAGAACGCGACCACGTCGTGTCGACAGTTCGTTCCTATGTCCCCGAGAGCTCAGTATCGATGATTGAAGATTTCTCGACGGGCTATCACCATGTCAACGGCGGTGGCGACAAAATACACACTGATGGAGACCTTCCCATTGTCGACGTCAGTAGGGTCGCGTTGCGTTCTGGCTCATCCGGTGATGACAGCGCTGGTGTGGCGGAGCAAGCACCCGAGGAGCTGCCCGACGATAGTGAATCGGGCACCACTGAGAGCGACGCCCCGTCGGAAACCACCGCAGCCACCACTCCGTCGGACATTACTGAGACCGCCAGCGACGTCGCGGAAAACGCCGAAACTGAAACCACCAACGAGGAAAGCAACGATGCTGAGCCGATCATGGCACGTGGTTCGGACAATGTGGACTCGACAATCAACGGAACCCGCTACACAGGCCGGGCATCTACGCACTACGACGACGATATTTCCGATGAGGAACGCGCTGCCCGACGCCCCAAGAATGCGCAGCGTACACCGCGGCCACCGAATCTGATGTTGTCCATGGGGATGCTATTCCTCGTCGTCGCGTGGCAAAGTGTCGTACTGCTATACAAAGCGGATCAGCATCGATTTATCCCCGGAACGTTGCAGGACATGGGCTTCAGCCACCATACCGCCTACGTCGCCACGCAATGGTACGTCGGCTTATTAACGTTGGGCACCCTGATCCTGGTTCTGCTCACGCTCGGCGGATTTACGCACGCGCGTGATGCTCTAATGCTGTTCCTCACCATCGCCATCGTGATTTCTATCCTTGATCGCAATGGAATGCGCATGATCGCAGCTGGTCACAACAACTTGCTTCTCACAACAGCGACCATTATTGCCCTGCTAGCACTATCCTCCGACGACGTCCGTAACTGGATACGTGGCCACGAACCAGCTGCCGTGTGGGGGCCGGTGAGAAAAATTCATCTGCCGATTGATGATCATTCGCGGTAG
- a CDS encoding CbtA family protein, translating to MERQFVLRCGGFGLLAGLLSFIFARLWAEPIISRAIDYEEGRDEAQDALDKAAGIATDGGDEAELFSRTIQSTVGIGTGMVLMGLALGLLYAVVFSLYLRYAKPTNIRGAAIGVAAAMFACLYIVPCLKYPSNPPAIGNPDTIKQRTWLFLTMIIVSVIVMIGVVFLHKALSARMDSWIAFLISAAVFAVIMYAFSRLLPPLGHLQASVDEFGRHNSETPRPLTDPDGKIVYPGFPADDLYYFRVYSFMAQCIFWGVIGFGTALVSKKAIHKAAVQAEKEKVAA from the coding sequence ATGGAACGCCAATTCGTTCTACGCTGCGGGGGCTTTGGTTTACTGGCCGGACTGTTGTCCTTCATCTTTGCCAGGTTGTGGGCAGAGCCCATCATCAGCCGGGCCATTGATTACGAGGAAGGGCGTGACGAGGCGCAAGATGCCCTCGATAAAGCCGCTGGTATTGCCACCGATGGTGGCGATGAAGCCGAACTGTTCAGCCGCACAATTCAATCGACCGTGGGTATCGGTACTGGCATGGTTCTCATGGGACTAGCGCTAGGTTTGCTGTACGCGGTTGTGTTCAGCTTGTACCTCCGGTACGCCAAGCCAACTAACATTCGTGGTGCGGCCATCGGTGTTGCAGCTGCAATGTTCGCCTGTCTCTACATCGTTCCCTGCTTAAAGTATCCGTCGAATCCGCCCGCTATCGGTAACCCGGACACAATTAAACAGCGCACGTGGCTCTTCCTCACGATGATTATCGTGTCTGTGATCGTCATGATTGGGGTTGTTTTCCTGCACAAGGCTTTGTCCGCGCGCATGGACTCATGGATTGCTTTCCTCATTTCGGCAGCCGTTTTTGCTGTCATCATGTACGCGTTTAGTCGGCTGCTCCCACCTCTAGGGCATTTGCAGGCTAGCGTCGACGAGTTTGGTCGGCATAATTCTGAGACACCTCGCCCGCTGACAGATCCGGACGGGAAGATCGTCTACCCAGGGTTCCCTGCAGATGATCTTTACTATTTCCGCGTCTATTCATTCATGGCCCAGTGCATCTTTTGGGGTGTGATCGGATTTGGTACCGCGTTGGTGTCCAAGAAGGCCATCCACAAAGCCGCTGTTCAGGCTGAGAAAGAAAAAGTCGCGGCCTAA
- a CDS encoding rhomboid family intramembrane serine protease, translating into MLTRTIRQTPVTSGALIACIVVYLVTVVQSGSLEGNTHESSLAASWWLYLPALTPDNEALLRGLTFSFLHSGLTHLLFNGVMLWVFGVGIERTYGSLAMAIIFAGTSYGSAAMIQWRDPLSLTVGASGVIYGLMAVAAGMYVNNKPQMRALIVLIVVNLGYSLITPGISLWGHIGGLLTGALMAVAIYGAHIMTGVRGPGRRVGRFVAAGLGTAGMAHGAGSMSSGTSLLGGAGGAMWGGSGGLQRRLLARLSASVAVFVVGCGAMVVYLAQVHSALGA; encoded by the coding sequence GTGCTGACACGGACGATTCGCCAAACCCCTGTGACCTCGGGCGCGCTGATTGCCTGCATCGTTGTGTACCTGGTGACGGTTGTGCAATCCGGGTCCCTGGAAGGCAACACGCATGAGTCGTCCTTGGCGGCGTCGTGGTGGTTGTATTTACCCGCGCTGACGCCCGACAACGAAGCTCTCCTCCGCGGGCTAACTTTCAGTTTTCTTCACTCCGGTCTGACGCATCTCCTGTTCAATGGGGTCATGCTGTGGGTGTTCGGGGTCGGTATTGAGCGCACCTACGGTTCGCTGGCGATGGCGATCATTTTTGCGGGCACAAGCTACGGGTCGGCTGCCATGATCCAGTGGCGCGACCCATTGTCACTGACTGTGGGGGCATCGGGAGTGATTTATGGCCTGATGGCTGTTGCCGCAGGCATGTACGTGAACAATAAACCGCAAATGAGAGCTCTTATTGTCCTCATTGTGGTGAACTTGGGGTATTCATTAATAACTCCAGGCATCTCATTGTGGGGTCATATTGGGGGATTGTTGACGGGTGCACTGATGGCCGTTGCGATCTACGGCGCTCACATCATGACGGGTGTTCGCGGGCCAGGCCGCCGTGTAGGGCGGTTCGTCGCTGCTGGTCTAGGAACCGCTGGTATGGCGCACGGTGCTGGCTCGATGTCGAGTGGCACCTCATTGCTCGGAGGTGCTGGAGGTGCCATGTGGGGTGGCTCCGGTGGATTGCAACGAAGGCTCCTTGCGCGGCTGTCCGCCTCGGTGGCTGTATTTGTGGTCGGGTGTGGAGCGATGGTGGTCTACCTCGCACAGGTTCATTCCGCTTTGGGGGCGTAA
- a CDS encoding CbtB domain-containing protein has protein sequence MTDSSLRAAQPASPSRSSARALAEAIDVPSSFVWLFSALVIGLLVYYFIGIDQGATSVFGNDMHIHEWVHDSRHFLGFPCH, from the coding sequence ATGACCGATTCATCACTTCGTGCGGCCCAGCCCGCATCCCCATCGCGTTCGTCGGCACGTGCGCTTGCAGAAGCGATTGATGTCCCGTCATCATTTGTGTGGTTGTTCTCTGCACTGGTTATTGGCTTGTTGGTGTACTACTTCATTGGTATCGATCAGGGCGCTACCAGTGTCTTCGGTAATGACATGCACATCCACGAGTGGGTGCACGATTCCCGCCACTTCCTGGGATTCCCCTGCCACTAA
- a CDS encoding histidine phosphatase family protein gives MRRFHRQSRTPIHVVRLIVVSAPLASAHLPRFASSEDAVRWADYRHTLRRYEEFSDINDAGSCAEDADGPTPSRVFVGNPGPWDVGEWAGKPLPLVSPMKIAQWRTNPDYVGHGGESLRTYIGRVGAWADGLEPGEYITVSDQSLGRALLVHALDAPPDAFWRCDIPPEWQMRFHRRHSGNKEMWTLRGLAPLDPASAGMLR, from the coding sequence ATGAGGCGTTTTCATCGGCAGAGCCGCACCCCTATCCACGTGGTGCGGCTCATCGTTGTCTCGGCACCGCTCGCGAGCGCGCATCTGCCACGATTCGCGTCGTCAGAAGATGCAGTTCGGTGGGCAGATTATCGGCACACGCTGCGTCGTTACGAGGAATTCAGTGATATTAACGACGCGGGTTCGTGTGCAGAAGACGCGGACGGCCCCACCCCTTCGCGCGTTTTCGTCGGCAACCCGGGCCCGTGGGACGTGGGGGAGTGGGCGGGAAAGCCTTTGCCTCTCGTGTCGCCAATGAAGATTGCGCAGTGGAGGACAAACCCGGACTACGTCGGGCACGGCGGGGAATCGTTGCGCACTTATATCGGCCGCGTGGGGGCTTGGGCTGACGGGCTAGAACCAGGGGAGTACATCACAGTCAGCGACCAATCGCTGGGGCGCGCTCTACTGGTCCACGCCCTAGACGCCCCACCCGATGCTTTTTGGCGCTGCGATATTCCCCCCGAGTGGCAGATGCGATTCCACCGTCGGCACAGCGGCAATAAAGAAATGTGGACCCTTCGCGGCCTGGCACCCCTCGATCCAGCGTCGGCCGGAATGCTGCGCTAG
- a CDS encoding peptidylprolyl isomerase yields the protein MSVVSTQKTATAILHTNRGDISIDLFGNHAPQTVDNFVGLAKGTKDYSERNASGGEEGPFYDGAIFHRVIDGFMIQGGDPTGTGRGGPGYRFGDEFHPELQFDRPYLLAMANAGPGTNGSQFFITVAPTPHLNNHHTIFGEVTDADSQKVVDTIAETKTDRFDRPLDDIVIDSVEIVED from the coding sequence ATGAGTGTCGTGAGTACGCAGAAGACAGCAACCGCGATTTTGCACACTAATCGTGGCGATATTTCTATCGACCTCTTCGGTAATCATGCTCCCCAGACCGTCGATAACTTTGTCGGGTTGGCTAAGGGCACGAAGGATTACTCGGAGCGCAATGCTTCGGGTGGAGAAGAGGGCCCATTCTACGATGGCGCAATTTTCCACCGCGTCATCGACGGTTTCATGATCCAGGGTGGGGATCCGACGGGAACAGGCCGTGGTGGTCCCGGTTACCGCTTCGGTGACGAATTCCACCCCGAACTGCAGTTTGACCGCCCGTACTTGTTGGCCATGGCGAATGCTGGCCCGGGCACCAACGGTTCTCAGTTCTTCATCACCGTCGCCCCGACGCCGCACCTGAACAACCACCACACCATTTTTGGTGAGGTCACCGATGCGGATTCCCAGAAGGTCGTCGACACGATCGCGGAAACTAAGACGGATCGCTTCGATCGTCCCTTGGACGACATTGTGATTGATTCCGTGGAGATCGTCGAGGACTAG